In Pirellulales bacterium, the genomic stretch TCCATCGCTGACGGCATACGCGCCCGGCACGTTCGGAGGAAGCCCGCTGCGCTGCGCATCGCGCAAGTTGGCGCGGGCTGTCTTCAGCTTGGAGTCGAGCTCACGCTTGGCTTCTTTTTTCTCTTTTTCCAGGCCTGCGAGCTCTTGCTGTAGGTCGGCCGTGGCCGGATTGTGGCTGGGCAATTCGCTCAGTTGTTTTGTAATTGTTTCGAGACGCGTCTTGATCTCTTCGAGCTTCTTGGTCAGCGGCTCGTTCTGCTCGGCTTGCTCGACCACGGTCCGCAACTGTGCGATATGCCGGGCGTGAGCCTCGACGTTGGGGGCCACCGCGGCAGCCGGCACCAGCGGGACAAACCCGGTGCGGTTCAACTCTTTCGACTGGTATTCTTCCGAGCCGGCATAAGGATAGCGCGTGCTGTCGAAGATGCCGTACAGCGCGTAGTAATCTTCACTGGTCACGGGGTCGAATTTGTGATCGTGGCAGCGCGCACAGCGTAACGATAACCCCAAGAAGGCTTGCCCCAGGGTGTCGATCGTGTCCTCGATCGTCAGATGCCACAATTCCTTCGGCATGGTTCCGTAACGGCGCGTGAGGGCCACAAAGCCGGTGGCGATGACTTGCTCGGCATAACGATCGATCGGCGCGGCGGCGGCCAGGATGTCACCCGCCAGTTGCTCGCGCACGAACTGATCGTACGGTTTGTCGTTGTTGAAGGCCGCGATGATGTAATCGCGATACAGGTGTACCTCGGGCACGGGATAATCCGCGTTGTCGCCGGCCGTATCGGCGTAACGTACGACGTCCATCCAGTGCCGGCCCCACCGTTCACCATATCGAGGCGACGCCAACAGCCGGTCCACCACTCGAGCAAACGCGTCGGGCGAGTCATCGGCCAGAAACTGGGCCAGCTCGTCGGGCGTGGGGGGCAATCCGACCAGGTCGAAGTACACGCGCCGCAGCAATGCTTGTTTCGAAGCGGCCGGCGCCGGTTCCAGCCCAGCATCGCGCAAGCCGGCCATTACGAACCGATCGATCGGCGTCAGTGACCAGCCCGACGGGTCTTCTGGCGGCGTAACGTGCGCGACCGACTGAAACGCCCAATGACGTGCCGCGGCAAAGGCATCAGCCGTGGCGGCACGCGCGGGCCACACCGCGCCTGCGCGAATCCAGGCCACAAGATCGGCCACGTTGCGCTCGGGCAGTCGTTCGTCAGGAGGCATCACCAGGTCGTCGCTGTGGCGCATCGCCGTGACCAATAAGCTGCGCTCGGGATCACCCGGAACGATGGCTGGCCCGCGCTCACCGCCTGCGATCAGCGCATCCCGCGAGTCGACGCGCAGCCCGCTCGATTGTTTGTCGACGCCGTGACACTTGGCGCAGTGGGCCACCAGTAGCGGGCGGACGTTGCTTTCGAAAAACGCTTCCCCTTCGTCCTGCCGCGCGAGCGCGAGGCGAGCCGACAGGCTCAATGCAATCACCAGCGCTAACAAGATCGGACGGGGCATTCGAATCGTCCGGCGGGGTGTAGGAGACCTCGGGCCGTACACACGGGCTTCCGAAGCAGGGCCGGACCCCCAGGGTACGGCAGGCAGGGCATG encodes the following:
- a CDS encoding PSD1 and planctomycete cytochrome C domain-containing protein; this translates as MPRPILLALVIALSLSARLALARQDEGEAFFESNVRPLLVAHCAKCHGVDKQSSGLRVDSRDALIAGGERGPAIVPGDPERSLLVTAMRHSDDLVMPPDERLPERNVADLVAWIRAGAVWPARAATADAFAAARHWAFQSVAHVTPPEDPSGWSLTPIDRFVMAGLRDAGLEPAPAASKQALLRRVYFDLVGLPPTPDELAQFLADDSPDAFARVVDRLLASPRYGERWGRHWMDVVRYADTAGDNADYPVPEVHLYRDYIIAAFNNDKPYDQFVREQLAGDILAAAAPIDRYAEQVIATGFVALTRRYGTMPKELWHLTIEDTIDTLGQAFLGLSLRCARCHDHKFDPVTSEDYYALYGIFDSTRYPYAGSEEYQSKELNRTGFVPLVPAAAVAPNVEAHARHIAQLRTVVEQAEQNEPLTKKLEEIKTRLETITKQLSELPSHNPATADLQQELAGLEKEKKEAKRELDSKLKTARANLRDAQRSGLPPNVPGAYAVSDGEPHDVPLQHHGEPGEPGSVVPRNAPRFLRGEEDLAIPAGASGREQLANWLVGPRNPLLARVMVNRIWQQHFGKGIVATPSNFGTRGAAPTHPALLDWLAHEFVASGWSIKSLHRAILSSRTYQMSSTANPAALSIDPENRLYWRHDRRRLDAEALRDALLSIAGTLELDPPAAHPFPPLNEWHWTQHSPFKTIIPSNKRSVYLMTQRLQRHPYLMLFDGPDTNYSTGARTEATVPLQALFFLNNPLLADQARGFATRIMVASSDPQVRVQTATQWAWARTAEIAETERALAYLEAVRQELTNTGCTSDEIELATWTSYARVLLSANEFLYVD